In SAR324 cluster bacterium, a genomic segment contains:
- a CDS encoding carbohydrate ABC transporter permease: MNQRFSIVPVFYLAFLLIPLYWLLTMSFKPMKELAGQLTLYPKSPTLDHYQVIFSDSSWYLGYLNATVYVLMNVAICLVAAIPAAYAFSRYRFFGSRSLFFGLLAFRMMSPAILLIPIVQIFSDLNLIDTYIAVALAHCFFNLPIAIWILEGFISSVPAELDELARIDGYNLATYFRKILLPEIAPGIAVTAFFCFLFSWTEVILSNALTTIDVKPIGAIMSRVSSVFTANVPILSAAGVLTLIPGILIVILVRRHLTRGFSMGRVD; the protein is encoded by the coding sequence ATGAACCAGAGATTTTCGATTGTACCCGTTTTCTATCTGGCCTTTCTATTGATTCCTCTCTATTGGTTACTGACGATGAGCTTCAAGCCGATGAAGGAACTCGCTGGTCAGCTGACCTTGTATCCAAAGTCCCCAACTCTGGATCACTACCAAGTCATCTTCAGTGATTCGAGCTGGTACCTGGGCTATCTCAATGCAACGGTCTATGTACTGATGAATGTTGCCATCTGCCTGGTAGCTGCCATTCCAGCGGCCTATGCTTTCTCTCGCTACCGTTTCTTTGGTAGTCGTTCTCTCTTCTTTGGCCTGCTTGCCTTCCGGATGATGTCCCCGGCGATTCTACTGATTCCAATCGTCCAGATTTTTTCTGATCTCAATCTTATCGACACCTACATCGCAGTGGCACTAGCCCACTGTTTCTTTAATCTACCGATTGCAATCTGGATTCTTGAAGGATTCATCTCATCCGTGCCAGCTGAGTTGGATGAATTGGCGCGCATTGATGGCTACAATCTGGCCACGTATTTTCGAAAGATTCTACTGCCTGAAATAGCCCCAGGAATTGCTGTCACTGCCTTCTTCTGCTTCTTGTTTTCCTGGACCGAAGTCATTCTCTCCAACGCGCTGACAACAATTGATGTCAAGCCAATCGGGGCAATCATGTCGCGGGTGTCCAGTGTTTTTACTGCAAACGTGCCGATTCTCTCAGCAGCCGGCGTCTTGACGTTGATTCCAGGAATTCTGATTGTCATCCTGGTACGTCGTCATCTCACTCGAGGATTTTCAATGGGTCGGGTCGATTAG
- a CDS encoding sugar ABC transporter permease, whose product MASTAQHRLAYGLLSPTLVLMILSGVIPFAIVIYFSLHDTFAGEHYIWVGTTWYEQVLGSAEFYAALLRSLGFSILALAIQLPLGIYIALKLPAQGLLSKLYIIIFAIPLLMPVIVVGYIWRFLVLPKIGLLSEFVALLGWNYDLNDPVVVWITLILMDTWHWTSLVVLLCFAGLRTLPDAYYQAAAIDGAGRWAIFRHIQLPKLRLVLLIAGLLRFMDSFIIYTEAYVLARGGPGVSTNFLSLELIQTATIQFDLGEGGAMAVIYATIVVVVAWLFFSRIIPSQSMKSQEGT is encoded by the coding sequence ATGGCTTCCACTGCACAGCACCGCCTTGCCTATGGACTGCTTAGTCCAACCCTAGTATTAATGATCCTCAGCGGAGTGATTCCCTTCGCAATAGTGATTTATTTTTCTCTACATGACACCTTTGCGGGGGAACACTATATCTGGGTGGGCACCACTTGGTACGAGCAGGTGCTGGGATCTGCTGAATTTTATGCTGCTCTCTTGCGGAGTCTTGGATTTTCGATCCTGGCTCTGGCTATTCAATTGCCCCTGGGGATCTACATTGCGCTGAAGTTACCCGCCCAGGGACTGCTCTCCAAATTATACATCATCATTTTTGCCATCCCATTGCTGATGCCAGTGATTGTGGTGGGCTATATCTGGAGGTTTCTGGTTCTACCAAAAATTGGGCTCCTCAGCGAGTTCGTGGCGTTGCTGGGATGGAATTATGACCTAAATGATCCTGTTGTTGTGTGGATCACACTGATTCTGATGGACACCTGGCACTGGACCAGTTTAGTGGTGCTGCTTTGCTTTGCTGGACTGCGTACGCTTCCAGATGCTTATTACCAGGCAGCAGCAATTGATGGTGCTGGACGTTGGGCAATCTTCCGGCATATCCAACTGCCCAAGCTTCGGTTGGTGCTACTGATTGCTGGACTTCTCCGCTTCATGGATAGCTTCATCATCTACACAGAAGCTTATGTGCTGGCTCGAGGGGGACCTGGCGTCAGCACCAACTTTCTTTCTCTGGAATTGATCCAAACTGCTACGATCCAGTTCGACTTGGGTGAAGGAGGCGCCATGGCCGTCATCTATGCCACAATCGTGGTAGTCGTAGCTTGGTTATTTTTCTCGCGGATTATTCCATCACAAAGCATGAAGTCTCAGGAGGGTACATGA
- the rplL gene encoding 50S ribosomal protein L7/L12, translating into MSEITKEQLIEHIANMTVLELSELVKELEEKFGVSAAAAAVAVAPTAGGAGGGEAAAEEKTEFDVVLDAAGEKKINVIKEIRAITGLGLKEAKEFVESAPKTVKEGCPKEEAEEIVKKLQEAGASASIK; encoded by the coding sequence ATGTCTGAAATTACCAAAGAGCAATTGATCGAGCATATTGCCAACATGACGGTGCTGGAATTGTCTGAGTTAGTCAAGGAGTTGGAAGAGAAGTTTGGTGTGAGCGCTGCCGCTGCAGCGGTTGCTGTTGCGCCTACAGCTGGTGGCGCTGGTGGTGGGGAGGCCGCAGCCGAAGAGAAGACCGAATTTGATGTTGTCCTTGATGCTGCTGGTGAGAAGAAGATCAACGTGATCAAGGAAATCCGCGCAATCACCGGACTTGGCCTGAAGGAAGCCAAGGAATTCGTTGAGAGCGCACCGAAAACCGTGAAGGAAGGCTGCCCGAAAGAAGAAGCCGAAGAGATCGTTAAGAAGCTGCAGGAAGCTGGAGCCTCTGCGTCCATCAAGTAA
- the rplJ gene encoding 50S ribosomal protein L10, with amino-acid sequence MDRSQKETVVDEIREIFNNAAAGVLVDYRGLEANKIVELRQQLRNSASTMKVLKNTLARIASEGTPFGVLEKEFVETCALVYSPSDPVGQAKILTEFAKTNPQLVIKAGVLSDANRASLLNAGEVEALAKLPSREELIVKVLFVLQAPSTQFVRTLNEVPAKFVRTLAAVAESKSAA; translated from the coding sequence GTGGATCGTTCTCAAAAAGAAACGGTCGTGGACGAGATCCGGGAGATCTTTAACAACGCCGCCGCTGGCGTACTGGTTGACTACCGAGGTCTGGAAGCTAATAAGATCGTGGAGCTGCGACAGCAGTTGCGCAATTCAGCTTCGACCATGAAGGTGCTCAAAAACACTCTGGCTCGCATTGCCTCCGAGGGAACTCCCTTCGGTGTTTTGGAGAAGGAGTTTGTTGAGACCTGTGCCTTGGTGTACTCGCCATCTGACCCTGTGGGTCAGGCAAAGATTCTCACGGAATTCGCCAAGACCAATCCTCAGTTGGTAATCAAGGCGGGTGTGCTATCCGACGCCAATCGTGCCTCTCTGCTGAATGCAGGAGAGGTCGAAGCGCTGGCCAAACTCCCAAGTCGGGAGGAGCTGATTGTCAAGGTGCTCTTTGTGTTGCAGGCACCGTCAACCCAGTTCGTTCGCACACTCAACGAGGTTCCAGCCAAGTTTGTTCGTACGTTGGCAGCTGTTGCCGAATCAAAGTCTGCTGCCTAA
- the rplA gene encoding 50S ribosomal protein L1, translating to MKKLSKRQKAIREKVELEKQYSLEEALQLLQEVKATKFDETVDVVLRLGVDPRKADQMVRGTCSLPHGLGKEVRVLVFAKGEKAREAEEAGADYVGAEDIAERIQKESWFDYERVVATPDVMNIVGRLGKILGPRGLMPNPKVGTVTMDVANAVKDIKAGQVEFRVDKQGNLHAPVGQISFNLDQLAENIRSFIDSVQRLKPSTSKGVYMRQCCVSSTMGPGLRVSL from the coding sequence ATGAAGAAGCTGAGTAAGCGCCAGAAGGCGATTCGTGAAAAAGTGGAACTGGAAAAGCAGTATTCACTCGAAGAAGCCCTGCAACTCCTGCAGGAAGTGAAAGCAACCAAGTTTGATGAAACTGTCGATGTTGTCCTCCGACTTGGTGTGGATCCGCGCAAAGCGGACCAGATGGTTCGTGGAACCTGCTCCTTGCCTCACGGACTGGGTAAAGAGGTACGCGTACTGGTATTTGCCAAGGGAGAAAAAGCTCGTGAAGCCGAAGAGGCTGGAGCTGATTATGTTGGAGCCGAAGACATCGCTGAACGAATCCAGAAAGAAAGCTGGTTCGATTATGAGCGTGTTGTTGCTACCCCTGATGTGATGAATATTGTAGGTCGTCTTGGGAAAATCCTGGGACCTCGTGGCTTGATGCCAAACCCGAAAGTGGGAACTGTCACCATGGATGTGGCCAACGCTGTGAAAGACATCAAGGCAGGTCAGGTAGAATTCCGTGTCGACAAACAAGGTAACCTACACGCACCTGTTGGCCAGATATCTTTCAATTTGGACCAGCTGGCTGAAAACATCCGCTCCTTCATTGATTCGGTTCAGCGGCTCAAGCCCTCGACCTCCAAAGGGGTCTACATGCGCCAGTGCTGTGTCAGTTCCACGATGGGACCTGGACTGCGCGTAAGTCTATAA
- the rplK gene encoding 50S ribosomal protein L11 — MAKEVKAFIKLQVAAGKANPSPPIGPALGQHGVNIMEFCKAFNARTQGLDTIIPVVITVYKDRSFSFITKTPPASVLIKETLKLGKGSATPNTATVGTLSQAQLEEIAKTKLPDLNCYDIEAAKAIIAGTARSMGVAIGD, encoded by the coding sequence ATGGCAAAAGAAGTCAAGGCCTTCATCAAGCTGCAAGTTGCTGCTGGGAAGGCTAACCCCTCGCCGCCAATTGGACCAGCTCTTGGCCAACATGGCGTCAACATCATGGAGTTCTGCAAGGCATTCAATGCTCGCACGCAGGGACTTGATACGATCATTCCAGTCGTGATCACGGTCTACAAGGATCGCTCTTTCAGTTTCATCACAAAGACCCCACCTGCCTCGGTGTTGATCAAAGAAACCCTAAAGCTTGGCAAGGGTTCGGCTACACCCAATACCGCTACGGTTGGGACCCTCTCGCAAGCCCAGTTAGAGGAAATTGCCAAAACTAAATTACCAGACCTCAACTGCTACGATATTGAAGCTGCCAAAGCGATCATTGCTGGGACAGCTCGTAGTATGGGTGTGGCTATCGGCGATTAA
- the nusG gene encoding transcription termination/antitermination protein NusG, with the protein MSDSELNPEIPIIPPGTDEPAEPVPAENSHFKWYILQAHTGYEKRVKLTIEKQLEIKGLQHLVGEIFIPSEEVTRSKGGKQRVVTQKYFPGYLLLHMDLQEDLWHLIININRVNGFVGRKHRDENHYIPPIPLSNEELMTIKEQIDSGFQQASVEEEFVREQKVMITEGPFSNFSGVIDEISHERGKLKVLVSIFGRPTPVEVDFDKVVKA; encoded by the coding sequence ATGAGCGATAGTGAACTGAATCCCGAAATTCCAATTATTCCACCTGGAACAGACGAACCTGCTGAACCTGTACCTGCCGAGAACAGCCACTTCAAGTGGTACATTCTCCAGGCCCACACAGGGTATGAGAAGCGAGTCAAGCTAACGATCGAAAAACAACTGGAGATCAAGGGACTTCAGCATTTGGTCGGGGAAATCTTTATTCCTTCTGAAGAAGTCACTCGTAGCAAAGGTGGGAAGCAGCGTGTTGTCACGCAGAAATATTTCCCAGGCTATCTGCTGCTGCACATGGACCTGCAGGAAGATCTCTGGCATCTAATTATTAACATTAACAGAGTCAACGGCTTCGTAGGGCGTAAGCATCGTGATGAAAATCACTACATTCCCCCGATACCGCTCAGCAATGAAGAACTGATGACGATCAAGGAACAGATCGACAGCGGTTTCCAGCAAGCCAGTGTGGAAGAAGAATTTGTTCGGGAGCAGAAGGTGATGATCACCGAAGGTCCTTTCAGCAACTTCAGTGGTGTGATCGATGAGATCAGCCACGAACGTGGCAAGCTCAAGGTGCTTGTCAGTATTTTTGGCCGCCCAACCCCTGTCGAAGTCGATTTCGACAAGGTGGTCAAGGCCTAA
- the secE gene encoding preprotein translocase subunit SecE, which yields MFNRIRQFFIDVQAEFKRIQWATRERTIRQTSIVVLVSLIIAIYLGVADLGLSNLMQLLISG from the coding sequence ATGTTCAATAGAATCCGGCAATTTTTTATTGACGTCCAAGCCGAATTTAAACGTATTCAATGGGCGACCCGTGAGCGCACGATCCGGCAAACTTCCATCGTGGTTCTGGTATCGCTGATCATTGCGATCTATTTGGGGGTGGCTGATCTTGGACTCTCCAACCTGATGCAACTCCTGATTTCCGGCTAA
- the mutS gene encoding DNA mismatch repair protein MutS, with protein sequence MYATPQPHLSMSQPASETPMMRQFHDAKRQHPDKILFFRMGDFYEMFGDDAVKAAPILQIALTSRNKQQEGAIPMCGVPYRAHESYLNRLTAAGYKVAICEQTEDPAKAKGLVNREIVRIVTPGTTVSPELLPPDDNHYLVALLWQARPAGIGLARADLSTGELEITEFEESEKSLCLDFLRQLQPSEVLLPEARTEGEAEFVQSVLQLLKQLPKVGEQAVTIRSAYDFDTQTSRQRLLEHFGTLNLAGFGVEELARGIRAAGALLQYMCQTQQCSLSHLTSIRQLRRSQAMPLDETTIRNLEIFETPTGQKRHTLFHVLNQCVTPMGARQLRQWLRYPLLDKGPLEARYDAVEEFQEQGRMRQELHQQLSQVQDLPRIAGRISLPVAGISDFLTLRSSLEPLQLLPELLTPLSTPLLVEVGASFDPLNDLLTLLEQRLLPDPSLKLAEGGYIADGVSQELDDLRLLTTDSKEFLNRMLQQERERSGIASLKLGFNKVFGYYLEVSNAHKNRVPGHYLRKQTLTNGERYITQELKEFEEKILSAEERSVELEQVLFAELRQEVLQQLGRLQESARKLAILDVLAGWAELALAANYVRPCLLETGHSRKLRLQASRHPVIEQLDLGEPFVPNDIDLEEEKQQVLLITGPNMAGKSTFMRQVALNVLMAQTGCFVAAASAELTLVDRVFTRVGASDNLSQGQSTFMVEMNEAAAILNNASENSLIVLDEIGRGTSTFDGISIAWAIVEHLHELGSLTLCATHYHELTELAQQLAGVVNASVRIEEDGERIVFLRRISPGEADKSYGVQVARLAGLPPLVIQRAQQILQTIEQAHTLGHVVQEVPPVYDNSIMHQAAATQEPINGSQLQLLLFAEDSWLVEELRALNLSQTTPLEALNLLHELQQRLQ encoded by the coding sequence TTGTACGCCACTCCCCAGCCTCATTTGTCGATGTCCCAGCCGGCCAGTGAAACCCCGATGATGCGCCAGTTCCATGATGCCAAGCGGCAACATCCGGACAAGATCCTCTTCTTCCGCATGGGAGACTTCTACGAAATGTTCGGGGATGATGCAGTGAAGGCTGCGCCCATTCTCCAGATTGCGCTGACTTCTCGGAACAAGCAGCAGGAAGGGGCGATTCCAATGTGCGGTGTCCCCTATCGCGCTCATGAGAGCTATCTCAATCGTCTGACTGCTGCTGGATATAAGGTCGCTATTTGTGAGCAGACCGAAGATCCTGCCAAAGCAAAGGGCCTGGTCAATCGAGAAATTGTCAGGATTGTCACACCTGGAACCACTGTTTCCCCCGAACTTCTTCCCCCTGACGACAACCACTATCTGGTTGCCTTGCTTTGGCAGGCGCGTCCTGCTGGTATTGGGCTGGCCAGGGCCGATCTTTCCACGGGTGAACTGGAAATCACAGAGTTTGAAGAAAGTGAAAAGTCATTGTGCCTAGACTTTTTGCGTCAGCTACAACCAAGCGAGGTGCTGCTGCCAGAAGCTCGAACTGAGGGTGAAGCTGAGTTTGTGCAGAGTGTCCTACAGCTACTGAAACAGCTCCCGAAGGTTGGGGAGCAGGCAGTGACTATTCGCTCAGCCTATGATTTTGACACGCAGACTTCACGGCAGCGACTTCTCGAACATTTTGGCACCCTGAACCTTGCTGGGTTTGGCGTGGAGGAATTGGCACGTGGCATTCGGGCTGCTGGAGCATTGCTACAGTACATGTGTCAGACACAGCAGTGTAGCTTGTCGCATCTGACCAGTATCCGTCAGTTACGACGTAGTCAGGCAATGCCACTGGATGAAACAACCATCCGGAACCTGGAGATCTTCGAAACCCCCACCGGACAGAAGCGGCATACACTCTTTCATGTGCTCAATCAATGTGTGACTCCGATGGGAGCACGCCAGTTGCGACAGTGGCTGCGCTACCCACTATTGGATAAAGGACCGCTGGAAGCTCGCTATGATGCAGTTGAAGAGTTCCAAGAGCAGGGTCGAATGCGACAGGAACTACATCAGCAGCTGTCTCAGGTTCAGGATCTACCCAGAATTGCAGGACGGATTAGTTTGCCGGTTGCAGGCATCAGTGACTTTCTCACTTTGCGCAGTTCGTTGGAACCTCTGCAATTGCTACCAGAGTTGTTGACGCCCCTGTCCACACCATTGCTGGTCGAGGTAGGTGCTTCCTTTGATCCCCTGAATGACCTGCTCACCTTGCTGGAACAACGGTTGCTGCCAGACCCTTCTTTGAAGTTGGCAGAGGGTGGTTATATCGCCGATGGAGTGTCACAGGAGTTGGATGATCTGCGACTCTTGACCACAGATTCCAAAGAGTTTCTCAATCGAATGCTGCAACAGGAGCGTGAACGAAGCGGTATTGCCAGCCTTAAGCTAGGCTTCAACAAGGTGTTTGGCTACTATTTGGAAGTCAGCAATGCTCACAAAAATCGGGTTCCTGGCCATTATCTTCGCAAGCAGACTCTGACTAATGGAGAACGCTATATCACGCAGGAACTCAAGGAATTTGAAGAGAAAATTCTTAGCGCAGAAGAACGTAGTGTGGAGTTGGAGCAAGTACTGTTTGCGGAACTAAGGCAGGAGGTTCTTCAACAACTTGGACGCCTTCAGGAAAGTGCTCGCAAATTAGCTATTTTAGATGTTCTGGCTGGTTGGGCAGAACTGGCTTTGGCAGCTAACTATGTTCGGCCCTGCCTACTGGAAACTGGACATTCAAGAAAGCTTCGTTTGCAAGCTTCTCGGCATCCAGTGATTGAGCAACTGGATCTGGGTGAACCTTTTGTCCCGAATGACATTGACTTGGAGGAAGAAAAGCAACAGGTTCTGCTGATTACCGGCCCTAACATGGCTGGTAAGTCGACATTCATGCGCCAAGTTGCTCTAAACGTGTTGATGGCCCAAACTGGCTGTTTTGTAGCAGCTGCTTCTGCTGAACTAACGCTAGTAGATCGAGTATTTACCAGGGTTGGGGCTTCTGACAACCTCAGTCAGGGGCAGAGTACCTTCATGGTGGAAATGAACGAGGCAGCAGCAATTCTTAACAATGCCTCAGAAAACAGTCTGATCGTATTGGATGAGATTGGGCGTGGCACGAGCACCTTTGACGGAATCAGCATCGCCTGGGCGATTGTCGAACATCTCCACGAATTGGGCTCACTGACACTTTGCGCAACGCACTATCATGAACTCACAGAACTAGCGCAGCAATTGGCCGGAGTTGTGAATGCAAGCGTGCGCATAGAGGAAGATGGTGAACGCATTGTCTTTTTACGCAGAATTAGTCCGGGAGAAGCTGACAAGAGCTACGGAGTGCAGGTCGCTCGACTGGCTGGACTGCCACCCTTGGTGATTCAGCGGGCTCAGCAGATTTTGCAAACTATTGAGCAGGCCCATACTTTGGGACATGTGGTGCAAGAGGTCCCGCCCGTGTATGATAATTCAATTATGCATCAGGCAGCAGCAACTCAAGAACCTATCAACGGCTCCCAACTGCAACTTTTATTGTTTGCTGAAGATTCCTGGCTAGTTGAGGAATTGCGAGCGCTCAATTTGTCGCAAACCACACCGCTGGAGGCACTAAATCTGCTGCATGAGTTGCAGCAGCGCCTGCAGTGA
- the coaD gene encoding pantetheine-phosphate adenylyltransferase, with the protein MAPTRVAIYPTSSNPPTLGHADIVTRAARHFEHVYWAAAVNPEKEYLFTQEERKEMMQAYVDHLPGLGNVSVDAYQGPTVRYAQSKGASVLIKGLRSTNDFHGELQQAIGNLGIDPQLETFCLFGRPDLFVVSSTLVREVALLGERIDSYVIPPVAEQIYTILKNQGLLPAK; encoded by the coding sequence ATGGCCCCAACCCGTGTGGCTATTTACCCGACAAGTTCTAATCCTCCGACCCTCGGGCACGCTGATATCGTCACACGTGCTGCCCGGCACTTTGAGCACGTCTACTGGGCGGCTGCCGTGAATCCAGAGAAGGAGTATCTCTTCACTCAGGAAGAACGCAAGGAGATGATGCAGGCGTATGTGGATCATCTCCCTGGCTTGGGGAACGTGAGTGTTGATGCCTACCAGGGTCCCACCGTACGCTATGCACAGAGTAAAGGTGCAAGTGTGCTCATCAAGGGACTACGCAGTACAAACGATTTTCATGGAGAGCTGCAACAGGCGATTGGTAATTTGGGGATTGACCCTCAACTGGAAACCTTCTGCCTGTTTGGGCGGCCAGATCTTTTTGTGGTTAGTTCCACGCTGGTGAGGGAGGTGGCTTTGTTGGGAGAGCGCATTGATTCCTATGTCATTCCTCCAGTAGCAGAACAGATCTATACAATTCTGAAAAATCAGGGACTGCTACCTGCCAAGTAA
- the trpD gene encoding anthranilate phosphoribosyltransferase yields MKELLAKLLERKNLSREEAREMILWVMSEEAVPTQAAALLALLQAKGATIDEIVGAAHAMRVRSEKIQAPSDAIDTCSTGGNGISTFNISTCAALIAAAGGAVVAKHGNRSNTRRSGSAEALQALGVNIDLDLSQVEACLQELQLCFCYAIKHHPAMRFAGPIRRELGIPTVFNILGPLTNPAQAQRQLVGVPNVEWTFRIAQVLAELGAESALVVHGADGLCELTTTAKTHVAELRDGKVELYQLEPEEVGLPKGNLEEIRIDSPEESAQMIREIFQGKNQGTPRHVALYNAAGALVVAGKVENLRDGVEQAAQLVDSGKAWQRLEELVEFTNQAA; encoded by the coding sequence ATGAAAGAACTGCTAGCTAAGTTACTTGAACGAAAGAATCTGAGCCGGGAAGAGGCTCGGGAGATGATTCTCTGGGTCATGAGTGAAGAAGCGGTTCCTACACAGGCAGCTGCGTTACTTGCCCTACTCCAAGCCAAAGGTGCAACGATTGATGAGATTGTCGGTGCAGCCCACGCCATGCGAGTGCGCTCAGAGAAAATCCAGGCTCCAAGTGACGCAATTGATACTTGCAGTACCGGAGGCAATGGCATCAGTACCTTCAATATTTCCACCTGCGCTGCGTTGATCGCTGCTGCTGGAGGGGCTGTTGTGGCCAAGCACGGAAATCGGAGCAACACACGACGTAGCGGTAGTGCAGAAGCCCTACAGGCACTAGGAGTAAATATTGATTTGGATCTTTCGCAAGTTGAGGCTTGCCTACAGGAATTACAACTCTGCTTCTGTTATGCGATTAAGCACCATCCTGCAATGCGATTTGCGGGGCCAATTCGTCGAGAGCTAGGAATCCCGACAGTTTTCAACATTCTTGGACCATTGACCAACCCGGCTCAAGCTCAGCGCCAGCTGGTGGGTGTACCCAACGTAGAATGGACTTTCCGAATTGCTCAGGTGCTTGCGGAACTTGGGGCAGAAAGCGCGCTGGTGGTTCACGGTGCGGACGGTCTCTGTGAATTAACCACAACAGCCAAAACCCATGTTGCAGAGCTTCGAGACGGTAAGGTCGAACTGTATCAACTGGAACCTGAAGAGGTAGGCTTGCCGAAAGGCAATTTGGAAGAGATACGCATTGACAGTCCAGAAGAGAGTGCCCAAATGATCCGAGAGATTTTCCAAGGAAAAAACCAAGGCACCCCACGACATGTTGCTCTTTACAATGCTGCGGGTGCCCTAGTAGTCGCAGGAAAGGTAGAGAATCTCAGGGATGGTGTTGAGCAGGCAGCCCAACTGGTGGACTCTGGCAAGGCTTGGCAGCGCTTGGAAGAACTAGTCGAATTCACGAATCAGGCGGCATAA
- a CDS encoding quinone oxidoreductase — protein sequence MLNAIRIYEQGGPEVMRWESVDLPKLGSEEIRIRHTAIGLNFIDTYQRSGLYPLNPPCGLGKEAAGVVEEIGSAVKEFKKGDRVVYASGTSAYSEASQIVANLVVPIPDDVKDEVAAASMLKGMTAEYLLRRIGRVQADDVILFHAAAGGTGLIACQWAKALGCTVIGTVSSPAKESLARDNGCDFVINYEQENFLDQVMEITNGKGVRLVYDSVGRDTFEGTIGCLSTRGLFVSFGQSSGPVPPVDLRVFSPKSLFYTRPTLFSYIATRAELLDSSQALFGAIGSGKVKISINQRYPLREVAQAHADLEGRRTTGSTVLIP from the coding sequence ATGCTGAATGCGATTCGTATTTACGAACAGGGAGGTCCGGAAGTCATGCGCTGGGAATCCGTCGATCTGCCTAAGCTTGGTTCTGAAGAAATCCGTATTCGCCACACCGCCATTGGCCTGAACTTCATTGACACCTATCAGCGGAGCGGTCTCTATCCTCTCAACCCACCCTGTGGACTGGGTAAGGAAGCCGCTGGTGTTGTGGAAGAGATTGGTAGTGCAGTCAAGGAATTCAAGAAAGGAGACCGGGTTGTCTATGCCAGTGGGACCAGCGCTTATAGTGAAGCCTCTCAGATTGTGGCCAACTTGGTGGTTCCCATTCCAGATGACGTGAAAGATGAAGTCGCCGCAGCCTCCATGCTGAAAGGGATGACCGCAGAATACCTGCTCCGCCGTATCGGAAGAGTTCAGGCAGATGATGTGATTCTCTTCCACGCTGCTGCTGGAGGGACTGGACTGATTGCGTGTCAGTGGGCAAAAGCCTTGGGTTGTACGGTAATTGGCACGGTCAGTTCGCCTGCCAAGGAATCTTTGGCTCGAGACAACGGATGTGACTTCGTGATTAATTATGAGCAGGAAAACTTCTTAGATCAGGTGATGGAAATCACCAACGGGAAGGGCGTTCGGTTGGTCTATGATTCAGTAGGGCGTGACACTTTCGAGGGGACGATCGGCTGTCTGAGTACAAGAGGTTTGTTCGTGAGCTTTGGTCAATCTTCTGGACCAGTGCCTCCAGTGGATCTGCGAGTCTTCAGTCCAAAGAGTTTGTTCTACACGCGTCCAACACTCTTTTCCTATATTGCTACTCGTGCCGAATTGCTGGACAGTTCCCAGGCACTGTTTGGAGCTATCGGTAGTGGGAAGGTCAAGATTTCAATCAATCAACGTTATCCTTTACGTGAAGTTGCGCAGGCTCACGCTGATCTCGAAGGCCGCAGAACAACAGGATCTACTGTTCTGATTCCCTGA